A single genomic interval of Penicillium psychrofluorescens genome assembly, chromosome: 2 harbors:
- a CDS encoding uncharacterized protein (ID:PFLUO_003628-T1.cds;~source:funannotate), with protein sequence MEPAAWDMATPSTATTTQSPKDPKEEQQSINSKSHVFDAEAIGALTNASANVFCWNP encoded by the coding sequence ATGGAACCTGCCGCATGGGATATGGCTACACCATCCACCGCAACAACAACGCAATCTCCGAAGGATCCgaaagaagaacagcaaTCAATCAACTCCAAGTCGCACGTTTTCGATGCAGAGGCCATCGGCGCGCTCACGAACGCTTCTGCCAATGTGTTCTGTTGGAATCCATGA
- a CDS encoding uncharacterized protein (ID:PFLUO_003629-T1.cds;~source:funannotate), with protein MFSSSRQTLKYLHHVSASSTQAKRHLASIAPGILQAKPLSPSFGAEVDGIDWSRPLAPEVVREIVQLQNKWGVLVFRTTGLTDTTHVQYSKNFGALETAHAMNKPRRASLPQLYDAGNLGPDDKIIPQFSRAWWHTKGNGLWHTDSSFHQHRSSYSALRAVELPPVGGQTKYADMRAAYLGLPNDIKERIENLVAEHWIWHSRKLAAPQEFDKPTDGEKATLPPAYHKLVQIAPDGINKTLYIASHARRILGMADSESTSLIKILLDHAQQPQYQVTVKWKNVGDLVQWDNRCTMHRATAFQDQSNRRDMRRTTIHDHGPGAFGVKNLLSADDIDIRAGGKIDISEGATPETQTQEQILAM; from the coding sequence AtgttttcctcttctcgaCAAACGTTGAAATACCTTCACCATGTCAGCGCATCCAGTACGCAAGCTAAACGCCATTTAGCCAGCATAGCGCCGGGTATCCTTCAGGCCAAGCCCCTCAGTCCCTCATTTGGTGCTGAAGTTGATGGAATCGACTGGTCTCGACCTCTCGCACCAGAGGTTGTGAGAGAGATTGTTCAACTACAGAACAAATGGGGTGTCCTAGTCTTCCGCACGACGGGGTTGACTGATACCACCCACGTTCAATATTCGAAGAACTTTGGAGCCCTTGAGACTGCCCATGCAATGAACAAACCTCGACGAGCCTCATTGCCCCAGCTCTATGATGCAGGAAACCTGGGTCCCGATGACAAAATAATTCCCCAGTTTAGTCGTGCTTGGTGGCACACAAAGGGGAATGGCTTGTGGCACACAGATTCGTCCTTCCATCAACATCGCTCGTCATACAGTGCATTGCGAGCAGTGGAGTTGCCACCGGTGGGAGGACAAACAAAGTATGCGGACATGAGAGCAGCCTATCTCGGCTTGCCGAACGACATCAAGGAAAGAATCGAAAACCTAGTGGCGGAGCACTGGATCTGGCATTCGCGCAAGCTGGCGGCACCTCAAGAATTCGACAAACCAACCGATGGAGAAAAAGCAACACTGCCACCAGCATACCATAAACTCGTCCAGATTGCTCCCGACGGGATCAACAAAACTCTTTACATTGCAAGTCACGCAAGACGAATCCTTGGTATGGCAGACAGTGAGTCGACGTCTTTGATCAAGATCTTGTTAGACCACGCCCAGCAGCCACAATATCAGGTCACAGTTAAGTGGAAAAATGTTGGTGATCTCGTGCAGTGGGACAATCGTTGCACTATGCACAGAGCGACTGCGTTCCAGGATCAAAGCAACAGAAGAGACATGCGACGTACAACCATTCATGATCACGGGCCTGGAGCATTCGGCGTAAAGAATCTGCTTTCTGCTGACGACATCGATATCCGAGCCGGAGGTAAGATTGACATTTCCGAAGGCGCAACTCCTGaaacccaaacccaagaGCAAATCTTGGCGATGTAA
- a CDS encoding uncharacterized protein (ID:PFLUO_003630-T1.cds;~source:funannotate), whose translation MASNTHTNGHANGGGRRGRLEGKVAVITGGGMGIGEAISRRFAQEGASILIADFNEAAAKAVAESLASEGTKSDYVVANVTSRADWDNIAAKVKSQFGARIDILVNNAGTAYPAQSSLTVSEANFDKVYSVNVKSIFHSVQAIFPLMIENKGGAVINISSIAAIRPRGRLTWYNSSKAAVSNASKALAHEFGAEGIRVNCVCPVLVPTQLATNFVPEFDGTPEQHTKAAQLLQIPLGRVTTTEDVANTALWLASDESSFITGVDHHVDGGRSI comes from the coding sequence ATGGCAAGCAATACGCATACTAATGGACACGCAAATGGAGGCGGTCGGCGTGGTCGGCTTGAAGGCAAAGTAGCAGTCATTACCGGAGGTGGCATGGGCATTGGGGAGGCCATCAGCCGTCGCTTTGCGCAGGAGGGAGCATCTATCCTGATTGCCGATTTCAACGAGGCCGCAGCCAAGGCCGTGGCCGAGTCGCTCGCATCCGAGGGCACGAAGTCGGACTACGTGGTTGCCAATGTCACCTCCCGCGCCGACTGGGATAACATTGCGGCCAAGGTCAAGTCTCAATTTGGCGCTCGCATTGACATCCTGGTGAACAATGCTGGCACCGCCTATCCAGCGCAGTCCTCATTGACGGTGTCTGAGGCCAATTTCGACAAAGTCTATTCGGTCAACGTCAAGTCGATCTTCCATTCCGTCCAGGCCATCTTCCCTCTGATGATTGAAAACAAGGGAGGGGCTGTGATCAACATTTCATCGATCGCCGCCATTCGCCCGCGCGGCAGACTCACCTGGTACAACTCGTCCAAAGCGGCCGTGTCCAACGCCTCCAAAGCGCTCGCCCATGAGTTTGGTGCGGAGGGTATCCGCGTCAATTGCGTCTGCCCGGTCTTAGTCCCAACCCAGCTTGCCACCAATTTCGTTCCGGAATTCGATGGCACACCAGAACAGCACACCAAGGCGGCTCAACTTTTGCAAATCCCTCTCGGGCGCGTGACTACGACCGAAGATGTCGCCAACACTGCTTTGTGGCTGGCAAGTGACGAGAGCTCCTTTATCACTGGAGTTGATCACCATGTggatggaggaagaagtatTTAG
- a CDS encoding uncharacterized protein (ID:PFLUO_003631-T1.cds;~source:funannotate), whose protein sequence is MQLALQDPKLWHEKSYLNGQWKESQSGETFDVINPSTGDILTKLPELTKNDVSIVSEQAVEAFNKWKRISPKLRGSIIRKWAQLMLDNAEDLGRILTAENGKPFAEAKGEIAFAASYLEFYSGEAERTYGDIIPSANTANRVFAIHQPIGVVACLTPWNFPAAMVTRKAGAALAAGCAAIVKPAGETSLTALALAHLGEQAGLPPGVFNVVTGLKNVAEIGKALCEDHNITKLSFTGSTAVGKLLMRQCADSLKKLSMELGGNSPFIVFDDCDLQTTLNALMGAKVRNSGQTCVCANRIYVQRGVYSELSNLLVDKFSQAKCGDGFDDGVMIGPLTVERGVEKVQAHVDDALSKGAKILHGGKRMERKGNFFQPSVIANMNDRMLSHNEEIFGPVAALYPFDTEEEVLKMANNSPVGLGSYVCTNNVARVWRMAEGLEVGIVGVNTGVIAGGEIPFGGIKHSGFGVEGGKWGLSEFMVTKSIIMAVPTL, encoded by the coding sequence ATGCAGCTAGCTCTCCAGGACCCAAAGTTATGGCACGAAAAGTCTTACTTGAATGGACAATGGAAGGAATCTCAGTCGGGCGAGACATTTGATGTCATCAACCCGTCGACGGGTGATATTCTCACCAAGCTCCCAGAGCTGACCAAGAACGATGTCTCGATTGTCTCCGAACAAGCAGTGGAGGCTTTCAACAAATGGAAACGGATCAGCCCCAAACTACGCGGGTCGATAATTCGCAAATGGGCCCAACTGATGTTAGATAATGCGGAAGATTTGGGGAGGATTTTGACGGCAGAAAATGGCAAGCCATTTGCAGAGGCCAAAGGCGAGATCGCGTTCGCAGCGTCATATCTCGAATTCTACTCCGGCGAGGCGGAGAGAACATACGGCGACATCATCCCATCGGCAAATACCGCAAACCGGGTTTTCGCCATTCACCAACCCATCGGAGTTGTTGCATGCCTGACTCCTTGGAATTTTCCCGCTGCGATGGTGACTCGAAAGGCCGGAGCTGCTCTTGCCGCTGGGTGTGCTGCCATTGTCAAACCAGCTGGAGAAACGTCGTTAACGGCGCTGGCGCTAGCGCACCTTGGGGAACAAGCTGGTCTTCCACCTGGGGTGTTCAATGTCGTGACAGGACTGAAGAATGTCGCCGAAATTGGCAAGGCACTCTGCGAAGATCACAACATCACAAAGCTTTCTTTCACTGGTTCGACGGCTGTAGGCAAATTGTTGATGAGGCAATGTGCGGACAGCCTGAAAAAGCTCTCCATGGAACTTGGGGGCAACTCACCCTTCATCGTTTTTGACGACTGCGATCTGCAGACGACACTCAACGCCTTGATGGGAGCCAAGGTCCGAAATTCCGGTCAAACGTGCGTCTGTGCGAACCGAATATACGTCCAGCGTGGCGTGTACTCTGAATTGTCCAATCTCTTGGTGGACAAGTTCTCCCAGGCCAAATGCGGTGACGGATTTGACGACGGAGTCATGATCGGGCCTCTTACCGTTGAACGCGGTGTGGAGAAGGTCCAGGCACATGTTGACGATGCGCTGAGCAAAGGCGCCAAGATTCTTCATGGGGGCAAGCGGATGGAGCGGAAGGGCAATTTCTTCCAGCCATCTGTAATCGCCAATATGAATGACCGCATGCTTTCACATAACGAAGAGATCTTTGGACCTGTGGCAGCGCTGTATCCTTTCGACACGGAGGAGGAAGTTCTCAAGATGGCTAATAATTCCCCAGTTGGCCTGGGAAGTTATGTGTGCACGAATAACGTGGCGAGAGTGTGGCGCATGGCCGAAGGCCTCGAAGTGGGTATCGTCGGAGTTAACACGGGCGTCATTGCTGGAGGAGAAATTCCATTTGGAGGCATCAAGCACAGCGGGTTTGGTGTCGAAGGTGGGAAGTGGGGATTGTCAGAGTTCATGGTCACTAAAAGTATCATCATGGCGGTGCCCACGCTTTGA
- a CDS encoding uncharacterized protein (ID:PFLUO_003632-T1.cds;~source:funannotate), whose protein sequence is MSSNNPSKIHDTNSLSHTATQAAQNAKPNTMKHLLKQGNVVSAMSIRYSRGIEIVGYAKAAGMQGVLVDLEHSSIDLDQCMQFTLAALAHGITPVVRVPSIECSLVGRVLDGGAQAIIIPHVRTSKDASDAARAAKFFPDGDRSAIGGLAALEYGSYPTVEANVATNEQVMCIIMIETLQALENLEQIAATPNVDVLLIGTNDMTACLGTPGHHDDERITEIYERVISACRKNGKAIGIGGLYARQDLIDKFIKMASGIGRFVMCGSDQDYVLEGARHTAKWLKAYNS, encoded by the coding sequence ATGTCTTCTAATAATCCCAGCAAAATTCACGATACCAACAGCCTCTCTCATACAGCGACGCAGGCGGCCCAAAATGCAAAACCGAATACGATGAAGCATCTACTCAAACAAGGCAATGTTGTCAGTGCCATGTCCATACGATACTCTCGAGGCATCGAGATTGTCGGATATGCCAAGGCTGCTGGGATGCAGGGGGTTCTGGTGGACCTCGAGCACAGCTCGATTGATCTCGATCAGTGCATGCAATTCACTCTCGCAGCTCTGGCCCATGGCATCACACCGGTCGTTCGGGTTCCATCGATAGAATGTTCCTTAGTTGGGAGGGtcctggatggtggtgccCAGGCAATAATTATTCCTCACGTACGCACTTCAAAGGATGCGTCGGAcgccgcccgcgccgccaaATTCTTTCCGGATGGTGACCGTTCTGCAATCGGCGGGCTGGCAGCTTTGGAGTACGGCTCCTATCCGACGGTGGAGGCGAATGTGGCCACCAATGAACAAGTGATGTGCATTATCATGATTGAAACCCTCCAGGCTTTGGAGAACCTAGAGCAAATCGCAGCCACTCCAAACGTGGATGTCCTTCTGATTGGGACCAACGACATGACCGCCTGCCTGGGTACGCCCGGACATCACGACGACGAACGTATCACAGAGATCTACGAGCGTGTCATTTCAGCATGTCGCAAAAATGGAAAAGCCATCGGAATTGGTGGCCTCTACGCTCGACAAGACCTCATCGATAAATTTATCAAGATGGCATCCGGAATTGGGCGGTTTGTCATGTGTGGGAGTGACCAGGATTATGTGTTGGAAGGTGCTAGGCACACTGCAAAATGGCTAAAGGCTTATAATTCCTAA
- a CDS encoding uncharacterized protein (ID:PFLUO_003633-T1.cds;~source:funannotate), which translates to MTTQTTTTGNARDSMASTWRDGDRSQWTSSHWLLDLLGTRLKPTHREVPVFSKDEKIPFVREWTVHLWILLHALIPHVLHQAYMTYTGRPLHPLAAFWLYTTTFYGTGVHLVQTIRRLGWVYGFLDGDKHERDDIPDVGVGRVAAELLSVPTLRLAVSMYLSYRPEELPLSLNWKLLVLELGLYSITVDFWFYWYHRLMHTVTPLWKFHRTHHLTKHPHPLLGAYADHEQEFFDILGIPLLAYGTLKLIGMPMSFYEWYICYQYVVFSEIIGHSGLRVHGGAPSAFNWILELFDAELVIEDHDLHHRYGWRQTHNYGKQTRLWDRIFGTCRERVEGHKGNIDYENRVTFPLL; encoded by the coding sequence ATGACGACCCAAACGACTACAACGGGCAACGCCCGCGATTCTATGGCGTCCACCTGGCGCGATGGGGACCGATCACAATGGACATCCTCCCACTGGCTGCTTGACCTGCTGGGCACACGCCTCAAACCCACCCATCGAGAGGTGCCTGTCTTTTCCAAGGACGAAAAGATCCCGTTCGTGCGGGAATGGACTGTCCATCTATGGATCCTGCTTCACGCTTTGATTCCACACGTTCTTCATCAAGCATACATGACCTACACTGGGCGGCCCCTCCACCCTCTCGCCGCCTTTTGGTTATATACCACAACATTCTATGGGACCGGTGTCCATCTAGTGCAAACAATTCGCCGCCTCGGTTGGGTCTACGGCTTCTTGGATGGGGACAAGCATGAACGAGACGACATCCCCGATGTTGGTGTGGGAAGGGTTGCGGCGGAGCTGCTTTCCGTCCCGACACTTCGCCTGGCCGTGTCCATGTACCTGTCTTACCGACCGGAGGAGCTCCCACTCTCTCTCAACTGGAAGTTGTTAGTGTTGGAGCTTGGACTCTACAGCATCACGGTGGACTTTTGGTTCTACTGGTACCACCGCTTGATGCACACGGTGACCCCGTTATGGAAGTTTCACCGCACACACCACCTGACGAAACACCCTCATCCGTTGCTTGGTGCATATGCCGACCACGAGCAGGAGTTTTTTGATATTCTTGGCATCCCACTTCTTGCGTACGGTACTCTGAAGTTGATCGGCATGCCGATGTCATTTTACGAATGGTACATCTGTTATCAGTATGTGGTCTTCTCTGAGATCATCGGACATAGTGGTCTCCGTGTTCACGGGGGTGCGCCCTCCGCTTTCAACTGGATActcgagctcttcgacgCAGAGCTGGTGATCGAAGACCATGACCTGCACCACCGCTACGGATGGAGACAGACGCACAACTACGGAAAGCAGACCCGTCTCTGGGACCGCATATTTGGCACATGTCGTGAACGCGTTGAAGGTCATAAAGGTAACATCGACTACGAAAACCGTGTCACATTCCCACTTTTATAA
- a CDS encoding uncharacterized protein (ID:PFLUO_003634-T1.cds;~source:funannotate), which translates to MAESVAILRRRRSDDLAKLADEHLQQDLQAQDRDKLKSAASTISVWTTVGSAVGISLGLFAAIRLRSTRKAFFAAVRAQERPTKVVFADGRTEPIPDLTPLLKPSTLGDVATYFFASLGGLFLGGELGFAAGAASGSRGISADPESKKRIETAFRKFRADVLRKEADSLDQGANVSDVMF; encoded by the exons atggccgagtcCGTCGCTATCCTTCGCCGTCGTCGCAGTGACGATCTCGCCAAACTCGCCGACGAGCACCTGCAGCAGGATCTGCAGGCCCAGGACCGCGACAAGCTGAAATCGGCTGCCTCGACCATTTCCGTCTGGACAACAGTGGGCTCCGCAGTTGGAATCAGTCTGGGATTATTTGCCGCCATCCGACTACGCAGCACCCGCAAGGCCTTTTTCGCTGCGGTGCGCGCGCAGGAGAGACCTACAAAAGTTGTTTTTGCTGATGGCCGCACCG AACCAATTCCTGACCTCACGCCTCTGTTGAAGCCTTCAACATTGGGCGATGTCGCGACGTACTTCTTTGCCTCCCTCGGTGGACTATTCTTGGGTGGAGAGCTTG GTTTTGCTGCCGGGGCAGCGAGCGGGAGCCGGGGCATCTCGGCTGATCCCGAGAGCAAAAAGAGAATCGAGACGGCTTTCAGGAAGTTCCGAGCCGACGTGCTGCGAAAGGAGGCCGACTCTTTGGACCAAGGCGCGAATGTTTCAGACGTGATGTTCTAG
- a CDS encoding uncharacterized protein (ID:PFLUO_003635-T1.cds;~source:funannotate), translating into MDPSTFTDPQLTLPDKLVIKTLIKDGCLDSETHEVLSETLDDKGAVEKLHNLNNASHPDFDPTIFQLWDNDVLRKNLPDSIQRYVLCPYINWAQGVVRHKTDVVMLTHLLLYFTTIVPSAVYLYHHFSWIHGVIHWVLQLWYCGAFTLMKHQHIHMNGVLAPKYRLFDTVFPYILDPMLGHTWNSYYYHHIKHHHVEGNGQNDLSTTMFYDRDSVFDFFCYVGRFVFLIWFELPLYFWGKGQVVYALKAAFWELGNYAALYFLYTQVNSRATLFVFLLPLAVMRLGLMVGNWGQHAFVDPVDPDSDFRSSITLIDVASNRFSFNDGYHTSHHLNPRRHWRDHPVAFVKQKDRYAEERALVFRNVDYIFITVNLLRKNYMHLAKCMIPIGDQANLTLEQRADLLRSRTRRFQRKPVSKDHVQKTSLGLKTLSQPLTAWKKWALAAE; encoded by the exons ATGGATCCCTCCACGTTCACGGATCCTCAACTCACTTTACCCGACAAGTTGGTGATCAAAACTCTCATCAAGGATGGATGCTTGGACA GTGAAACCCACGAAGTGCTGAGCGAGACCCTCGATGACAAAGGAGCCGTTGAGAAGCTTCACAACCTGAATAATGCCTCGCATCCGGACTTCGATCCCACTATCTTTCAGCTATGGGACAATGATGTGCTGCGGAAAAACCTCCCGGACAGCATACAGCGCTACGTACTCTGCCCATATATCAACTGGGCACAAGGAGTCGTGCGCCACAAGACCGACGTCGTCATGTTGACACATCTGCTCCTGTATTTCACCACTATCGTCCCAAGTGCAGTGTATCTGTATCATCACTTTTCCTGGATTCATGGGGTCATACATTGGGTTCTGCAGCTATGGTACTGTGGAGCTTTCACTCTGATGAAGCACCAGCACATCCACATGAATGGAGTGTTGGCGCCAAAATATCGACTATTCGACACGGTTTTTCCATACATCCTGGACCCTATGCTCGGGCATACGTGGAATTCCTACTATTACCACCACATCAAGCACCACCACGTCGAAGGCAATGGCCAGAATGACTTAAGCACGACCATGTTCTACGATCGCGACAGTgtttttgattttttctGCTATGTAGGCCGCTTTGTGTTTCTGATCTGGTTTGAACTTCCGCTGTATTTCTGGGGGAAGGGACAGGTCGTGTATGCCCTCAAGGCGGCATTCTGGGAGTTGGGCAACTATGCCGCCCTCTACTTTCTCTACACCCAAGTCAACTCTCGCGCTACTCTATTCGTgtttcttctcccgctcgCAGTCATGCGGCTTGGTTTAATGGTTGGAAATTGGGGCCAGCACGCCTTCGTGGATCCAGTGGATCCAGATTCGGATTTTCGTTCGAGCATTACTTTGATTGACGTCGCA AGTAATCGCTTTTCATTCAATGATGGATATCATACCTCTCACCATTTGAACCCTCGTCGCCACTGGAGAGACCATCCAGTGGCGTTTGTCAAACAGAAGGACCGCTATGCTGAAGAAAGAGCCCTGGTGTTCCGCAACGTGGATTATATCTTTATCACCGTGAATCTGCTTCGCAAAAACTACATGCATCTGGCCAAATGCATGATTCCGATCGGTGATCAAGCTAATTTGACCCTTGAGCAACGAGCGGATTTGTTGCGCAGTCGGACTCGCCGCTTCCAGAGAAAGCCGGTTAGTAAGGACCATGTGCAGAAAACATCTTTGGGGTTGAAGACACTGTCTCAACCTCTTACTGCCTGGAAGAAATGGGCCCTGGCGGCCGAATGA
- a CDS encoding uncharacterized protein (ID:PFLUO_003636-T1.cds;~source:funannotate), translating into MVSTSIPDSVASQEYLKILIAQLAIPASIQLISTPIHLLGLDLYNRPQVRPAKDRVSRVSRDWIGASLLRMCRIIPAFGIGGFVNTEGRLYLHEQLDERRSPS; encoded by the coding sequence ATGGTATCGACTTCGATCCCCGACTCCGTGGCGTCCCAAGAATACCTGAAAATTCTGATTGCCCAACTAGCCATCCCGGCCTCTATCCAGCTGATCAGCACGCCGATCCACCTTTTGGGTCTGGACCTCTACAACCGGCCGCAAGTCCGCCCAGCAAAGGACCGGGTGTCTAGGGTCAGCCGGGACTGGATCGGTGCGTCGCTCTTACGCATGTGTCGCATTATTCCCGCGTTTGGGATTGGCGGCTTTGTGAATACGGAGGGCCGGCTATATCTACACGAGCAGTTGGATGAACGGCGCTCGCCTTCATGA
- a CDS encoding uncharacterized protein (ID:PFLUO_003637-T1.cds;~source:funannotate) encodes MSSSSQSGPEDWITSSYTGNSNGVRITIATFVGVAWYNVIELIVLICLTFKRYRGPYFWSMLIASIGILPYSVGYLMKFFNLTSVNWLPVTLLTVGWWSMVTGQSFVLYSRLHLVVQNSRVLRLVKGMIIMNIIILHIPTTVLTYAANFDTSPQTVMGYDVMEKLQLTGFCVQEVIISSIYMWETNRMLQLNPDRNSRKTIIQLLAVNVACILMDIALMAIEFKNFYIYQTTLKATLYSIKLKLEIAVLGKLVNIAHQHAWRSPTFDIPPGGQYPSFVDASRVLSDFNHAQINPPESATTSQGSKARATGLEAIECGVS; translated from the coding sequence ATGTCCTCGTCCAGTCAATCCGGTCCCGAGGACTGGATTACAAGCAGCTACACTGGAAACAGTAATGGCGTCCGCATCACCATCGCGACCTTCGTGGGCGTCGCGTGGTACAACGTGATCGAGCTGATCGTGCTCATCTGCCTCACGTTCAAGCGCTACCGAGGGCCTTACTTCTGGAGCATGCTGATTGCCTCCATCGGAATTCTTCCTTACTCGGTCGGCTATTTGATGAAGTTCTTCAATTTGACCTCGGTCAATTGGCTCCCCGTGACTTTGTTGACCGTTGGCTGGTGGTCGATGGTGACCGGTCAATCATTTGTGCTGTACTCCAGGCTGCATCTGGTCGTCCAGAACTCGCGCGTGCTGCGCTTGGTGAAGGGGATGATCATTATGAACATCATCATTCTTCACATCCCGACCACCGTCCTGACCTATGCCGCCAACTTCGATACCTCGCCCCAGACCGTCATGGGTTACGACGTGATGGAAAAGTTGCAATTGACCGGCTTCTGTGTGCAGGAAgtcatcatctccagcatctaCATGTGGGAGACCAATCGCATGCTGCAACTCAACCCGGACCGTAATAGTCGCAAAACTATCATTCAGCTCCTGGCTGTCAATGTTGCCTGTATTCTCATGGACATCGCTCTGATGGCCATTGAGTTCAAAAACTTCTACATCTACCAGACCACCCTCAAGGCCACTCTTTACAGCATCAAACTGAAACTGGAGATTGCCGTTTTGGGAAAATTGGTCAACATCGCCCATCAGCATGCGTGGAGATCACCCACTTTCGATATTCCCCCCGGTGGTCAGTATCCGTCATTTGTGGATGCTTCCAGAGTTCTGTCCGATTTCAATCACGCGCAAATCAATCCCCCTGAGTCTGCCACCACGAGTCAGGGCTCCAAAGCGCGCGCCACGGGCTTGGAAGCTATCGAGTGTGGTGTGTCGTGA
- a CDS encoding uncharacterized protein (ID:PFLUO_003638-T1.cds;~source:funannotate), whose product MRFGLSEAAWCGRFACRTSDIIIVLHSSAFDWTSCVAPVTVMATATSRPFEYLQSLPGVTLRKLYQQPSTALAIFRRMLPDLAKCFVMALLYLQGPFPQDDLETWVKSESKKQRDDAIDILKRLSILTHPNPVIDKVIEEKTEREQGGKQKKTVRLPAYQVTKEFARSLQQALMGSENSHSFGVFSQGPDQTPVSIADLDDYARRQWEGVLGYMVGTDALGGLREVKLSNGVKQLLQAGHLVEIRDRRVDITKDGFGFVLQDVNTQVWHILILYVESAEAIGMDSVEVLSFLFLLSSLELGQSYEKRHLNEVQLRTLADLSDFGIVYQDNPDAPCFYPTRLSTTLTSDSVALSNPVAGSITGPIGTSSGGSTGFIIIETNYRLYAYTSSPLQISLISLFTNLKYRFTNLVTGKITRQSVRRAIEMGITAEQIISYLLTHAHPQMRKHNATYSTSNASGIPPSVLPPTVTDQIRLWQLERDRLRATSGFLFKDFSAFNEYLAPCQHAAEIGVLVWKSDRRRMFFVTEHKQVAEFLRSQNRPQ is encoded by the exons ATGCGCTTCGGCTTATCGGAAGCTGCGTGGTGTGGCCGCTTCGCCTGCCGTACCagcgacatcatcatcgtcctccaTTCCAGCGCTTTTGACTGGACCAGCTGCGTCGCTCCGGTCACTGTCATGGCGACCGCCACGTCCCGACCCTTTGAGTACCTTCAGAGCCTGCCGGGGGTGACCCTTCGCAAGCTGTACCAGCAGCCATCCACCGCCCTAGCCATCTTTCGGCGCATGCTGCCTGATCTGG CGAAATGCTTTGTCATGGCGCTGCTGTACTTGCAAGGCCCGTTTCCgcaggatgatctggaaACTTGGGTCAAATCGGAAAGCAAGAA ACAAAGAGACGATGCGATCGATATCTTGAAACGGCTCTCTATCTTGACTCACCCGAATCCGGTAATCGACAAGGTCatcgaggagaagacggagagagagcAGGGGGggaaacagaaaaaaacCGTGAGGCTTCCCGCGTACCAGGTCACCAAAGAGTTTGCTCGCTCGCTTCAGCAAGCACTCATGGGCTCCGAGAACTCCCATTCATTTGGCGTCTTCTCTCAGGGGCCCGACCAGACCCCTGTTTCGATTGCCGATCTGGACGACTATGCGCGGCGGCAGTGGGAAGGAGTCCTGGGATACATGGTGGGAACAGATGCACTGGGCGGATTGCGCGAGGTCAAACTGAGCAACGGGGTGAAACAACTGTTGCAAGCAGGCCATTTGGTGGAGATTCGTGATCGTCGAGTGGATATCACCAAGGACGGGTTTGGGTTCGTGCTGCAAGATGTCAATACGCAGGTCTGGCATATCTTGATCCTTTATGTGGAAAGCGCCGAGGCCATCGGCATGGATAGTGTTGAGGtcctctcctttctctttctgcTGAGCAGCTTGGAACTGGGCCAATCCTACGAAAAGCGACACTTGAATGAGGTCCAACTGCGCACCCTCGCCGATCTGTCCGACTTTGGCATTGTTTACCAGGACAACCCCGACGCCCCGTGCTTCTATCCCACGCGCCTTTCAACCACGCTCACTTCTGACTCGGTTGCACTGAGTAATCCTGTAGCTGGCTCGATTACGGGACCGATAGGCACATCCTCCGGCGGTAGCACGGGGTTCATCATCATTGAAACCAACTACCGTCTCTACGCCTATACCTCCTCGCCTCTCCAAATTTCCctcatctctctcttcacaAATCTCAAATATCGCTTCACGAACCTGGTCACGGGGAAAATCACGCGTCAGTCAGTGCGCCGTGCAATCGAAATGGGCATCACGGCCGAACAGATCATCTCGTATCTCTTGACACACGCCCACCCCCAGATGCGCAAGCACAACGCTACATACTCCACGTCCAACGCTTCGGGCATCCCGCCTTCCGTGCTTCCGCCCACCGTGACTGATCAGATCAGATTGTGGCAACTCGAGCGGGACCGTCTCCGAGCCACATCCGGTTTTCTGTTCAAGGATTTCAGTGCCTTCAACGAATACCTGGCTCCATGCCAGCATGCCGCCGAGATTGGTGTGTTGGTTTGGAAGTCGGACAGGAGGCGTATGTTTTTCGTCACCGAGCATAAACAGGTTGCAGAGTTCTTAAGAAGTCAAAATCGACCTCAATAA